atcCAACGCAACTAATGCACTTTTAGTATGGTATGCTATATCATGTATGTtgttataaatattatcagGATCATCGACAGAAGGCTTGtgtttatttttttgatgCTGTAATCTTTCTCGCAATACCATCGCTTTATGTTCTCGCAATTGATACAACTGATCTTGCAATAAGAGgaacttttcaaaattatattcctctttttctttgtagAATGAGTTGACTTTATCTAACTCAGAATCGAGCCATTCTTTGAACTTACGCTTCTCTAATTCTAAATTGTCCTTTTTGTTAGATCGCAACGAGTAATTGAAAAGTGACGACCTTATATTATCATCTGGTTTAGAATTCTTTTGAGCGTTCTTCCCATCTACTTCATTATCCACAATATTTGGTCTATCTTCAGAAGAACTATCCAATCGAAATTCTGTACGGCCCTGGTTATATTTCGCTGGCCCTTTGGAAGGAACTAACAATGGAGTACGGTCATCAGCATTTCTAGGACTTTTCTTCCCTGAATTTGTatcattcttaatattGTTTGAAGACTCATCTACATCCTCCTTAATATTATCAAGTCGTTTTATAAGCTTCTTACCATACTTGTAATCAAGATATAGTGGCTTCCACTCTGGAACTAACCCTTCATTTAACAACTCCCCGAACTTCATATTAAACTAATTATTCTTATAATTCTAGATATACATAAAGTATACAGATCTTccaatattaatgataaccTTAGTGCAAAGTATCTTACAATAAAACGAATAATAGATCTACTGAGGAGTTATTTTTTTCCCTGATTATTTGGAACCCCGTGCGTTCAGcaaattttttgcaattaaatattaaaatactTGTAAAAAGACAATACTATATATAATCCTATGAAAGTACCACTCAAACGAGTATCTATATGTATCACTTTAGCAAGTCATCAGATTCAAATACTATAgtatcttcttcgtctctttcttcttcttcatcgtcatcactTTCGTCATCCTCGACATCAACAGCTgtctttcttctttggaaATCCTTGATATGTGCCGTATTTAAAGCATCCGAGAACGATCCAATAGATTTACGATGAGTACGCCCTCCTGTTGAAGATATCGGCATAGCAGTTGGTATACGATGGAAACCAATTTCggtttcttcatcatcttgatGTGTTCTCTCTATACTTGAGCTTCTTTGAAGACGCTCAGTAGAACCTAggttattatatttcaactcAACAAGTTTTCTAATTGATCTTTCTACTTTGCTAGAAATTGCATATGGTAGTGGAGAATTCCTTGAGGCCCTAAACAAGGTAACATTAGTACAATGCTCATTCTCCACTCTgaaaaatatccaaataaACCTTCTTATAAGTTCCGCCAATGCAACACAGAAACTAGTGACCGCCAGTTGCTGTATTTGACTAGTAAAAAATGCATAAAAGATCCACTGGAATCTTAAAATAACATCAATCACCATGGCACAATAATAGTAAATAGGTCTcttaaaaaataaattatctcttaaaaatttattcttaGATCCACTCTGTAATAATGACCAATCCATCATGATATCCCATGATGATGTATATAACGTATTAATTAAAGCAAATATTATGAACGCAGttctatttctttctcTATTATCAATACGGTAAACACTTAATAGGCCGTAATAAATGGCCGTAACAGCAAATTTCAACATGTTTGCCAAATGAGGAAACCAATCTCCTGTATCCATGTAACGCCTTAAGCACTGGAGGAAACGCCAAATACTTGGCAATGAGCTGAAGAATCCCATCGATCTTGATCTTGACGAACCACAAACGTTGTGCTGTGCTGTATTACCATCATCTAATAATCCATTCCATTTATTGGCGTATAGgcagaagaagaatggaATATTCCCCATGGTGTAGACTAACGAACAAAACATGTCACCTAAAAAGAAATCTCTAAATTCGACAGGATAGAAGCCAGATAGTAATAATCTCCAAAGTGCAACTTGAAGCCATTTCCTACTTGACGCATAGAAATGAACACCAGGCCAAATAAAGATTACCATCATGACCCCAAGAAATATCCAAGGCCAATCCCTACTGGGTAGCTTGTCTGGCCAGAAGTCATTCAGGCTGAACCAGATTATTATAGACAAAAATGCAAACCCAAACGATGGAAGTAATAAAAACTGTTTGTAATTCAATGCAGATACCAAATTAAATTCgaaaataaatttgtagttaatcttgaataaatcaaaaacatACATATTTATTCCAAAAAGTAGAAAAGCTAGAATTAGCAAGAAGAATCCTCCCCATATTTGTAATAAGAACCTTCCTTCGGGTAAATCACCATTCAATGTCTCTCGTAAGGCAAAATATAGTCCCAGAATAAATATTGGTAATCCGAAGCCAATAAAAACTCCCGATGAAAAGAAAGGAGCAGAAAATGACTTCTGCACTTTACTACTCAACACATAGGAAATactcttcaatttttctagCGAACCTCTTCTATCAGTTGCATTATCAAAAAACACTACGTATAGTTCTTCAATTTGACTTATTAACCTGTCAAGTGTATCACTTGTTTGAAAGTACGATTCGTTATCAATCTTCTCCATATATGGTGCCGATATAGATGTGTGCATTGCTAGGTCAAACTTTTTTGTAAGCTTCCGAAAAGCAGTTCTATTCAACTCTCTAAAGgactttaataatgataatgcaCCATAATGCACAATTATTGCATCCTCTAATTGTTTTCGAGCATATGCATATGGTACCCtgaattgatttttcttAGTACTATAATCTCTTCTTCCTGCCGTTCTCCTCATCGCTGAACTCTGCGGTTCTTGCGTTAAATACCTCGCTGTATCTACCTGTAGAAGAGGCGAGGTGACAGAATTAAAATCTGAGTCGACTGGAGTAAAATCTGTATCTTCATTGTCGTCTGCGGAGACTATACCATTCCTAACTCTATTCtcataataattaatatcCACAATACTTTGACCATTGGCCGTGTTTACATCTTTTTCTTGCTCGTTCTTCCACTTACTCAAGAATGTAGTTGAAGGAAGAGACggaaattcaaatctacTTAACGCAACTAATGCACTTTTAGTATGGTATGCTATATCATGTATGTtgttataaatattatccGGATCATCGATAGAAGGCTTGtgtttatttttttgatgCTGTAATCTTTCTCGCAATACCATCGCTTTATGTTCTCGCAACTGATATAACTGATCTTGCAATAAGACAAACTTCTCAAACTtactttcttctttttctctGTAGAATGAGTTGACTTTATCTAACTCGGAGTCGAGccattctttgaatttacGTTTCTctatttctaattcatcatttttgtTAGATCGCAGCGAGCAACTGCAAAGTAACGGACCTAGATTGTCATCCTGTTCAGGATTGTTTTGAAAATTCTCTCTATCTACTTCATTGTCCGCAACATTTGGGCTACCTTCAAAAGGACTATCCAATTGGGACTCTGTACGGTCCTGATTATAGTTCGTTGCTCTTTTGGAAGGAATTAATGGGGTAATTTCATTAGCATTCCTAGAGATTTTCTTCCCTGAATTTTTATCACTCTCTATACTGTGTGATGCACCGCATACACCCTCCTTGATGTCGTCAAGTCgtttaattaatttcttacCATGCTTGTAATCAAGATATAAGGACTTCCACTCCGGAACTGATCCTTCATTTAATAACTCCCCAAATCTCATACTCAAAGATACCTCTTAAATCTTATATGCAAAGTATACAGATTTCCGATACTAACGATGATATATAAAGTATCAGGTAAAAAGATTAGTTATgtaatgaatcaaaagtTCCCCAGAAATTAAATCTATTTTTTCtataaaatattcgatATTTGGAACCTCGGAATTTCagacaatttttttttgcagCTACATATTACATTCTAATACCAAAACACGGGACAATTAGTTATCTGTATAAAAGAAAATCCTTATAATACTATATAGATAAATTTTGATTAGTTTATTTAactttaaaattttaaatcttttttATATGAGATTTGCTAAAAATTGTTATTTTAgggaaaaattcaaaaattcagaatATATTGCTCTAAGAGACTAgtgaaatcattaatgaCCAATTATAAAAAGTATTTCTAAAAGTTATTTGTATATACCTAAATACtctaattatataaatattacACTCAATAAATAAAGCTGACACCGGTCAGCAGGCTAATAGTTAGGCTCATACCTCACGTACAAAGCATCTATGAAATGCGGATGCTTTATTCCAGGAGGTTTGGCTGCCTTAAACCCCTCAACAGCTTCTTGCACAGACCAGCCTAATCTTTCAACTAAATAACAACATATCAAGAAACCAGTTCTATTAAATCCATAATGACAATGAATTGCGATTAGTGGGGCTTTTTCAGTATTAGACGATAAAATGtcatcaattaattgaatGAATCTTCTAATGGCCACTTGGTCGGGAACTACCTTGGAAACGGTTGCACATTTGTAGTATTGAATATGTTTAAACGATTTTGGGCTGTATGGTGGTATGTCTGCAGAAATATCCACTATTCCGATCAATTTTCCTTCTATGCCGTCCACAGATTCAGAATTAGGGTCATAGAACTTTTTCTCTAAAAGTGCTGGGGAATGGTTCGAATCATCTTCTCTGAGTGTCTTCATACCTAACAAAGGTGCAATATCCTTACCACTTTTACGAGTAATATTGCTCGAAAGTGGTTTAAGCTTCAGCCACTTTAGTTCATTTTTTAAACCCCATTTGTCTCCCGAAATGTCAGCCTTAACTCTCAAAACCCAAGCAGGCGCCAAATGCAAGCGCTCTGGGAACTTCAGCTCAACATGGTTTAAAATCATTCCACTAATAAATTCTGGTTTCGACAAAAGTAAAGAATGTCctgcattattaatttcgaTTGAAGATGACACTTTTCTATCAAACGTAGAAGCTAAAAATTTGTCAATCACTGATATTACGCTCGGTGGAGTTACTTGGTCTCCGCTACCAGCAATCAATAGAGTTTTCTCATAAGTAGTCTTGTCAGATGGGTTATTGTTGAAGTTTGATATAGCTGCTAACAAATCCGAATACTTCGCTTTTTGAAATCCATGTACatatttcaagattatGTGTGAGTTTATATCCATATTCCATCTAAGCTGTCTGAgtttattataaatattagCATTAGGGTTGAATTTGCAAGATGTCGTTGTAGATATATCAGTTGGCTTTGCTAATTGTCTGGAAACACTTTTGCTATTCAAACCCTCAAGTCTATCCCATACACGAAAGCAGTTGAAAAACCAAGgcaaataattgaatatcttcAACATAGATATTGTCTTTGCAGGTTGTTCTGGCGCTGTCTTCGTAACGTCGTCTATCAAACCAGGAGGGGATAGCAAGATGAGCCCTTCAACTTTATGTGCTGGCAACTTCTTGGCAACCTTAACCGACAAATGGGTACCCATGGAATGCCCAACTAATACCACTTTTTTGTCTCGTGGTATTTGTTGATTAATAAATGCACAAATGATGTTCACAATGTTTTCTGTCGTAAAATCGTTCCATCGCATTTTACCAACAC
The nucleotide sequence above comes from Debaryomyces hansenii CBS767 chromosome A complete sequence. Encoded proteins:
- a CDS encoding DEHA2D13288p (weakly similar to uniprot|P40528 Saccharomyces cerevisiae YIL047C SYG1 plasma membrane protein of the major facilitator superfamily) encodes the protein MRFGELLNEGSVPEWKSLYLDYKHGKKLIKRLDDIKEGVCGASHSIESDKNSGKKISRNANEITPLIPSKRATNYNQDRTESQLDSPFEGSPNVADNEVDRENFQNNPEQDDNLGPLLCSCSSRSNKNDELEIEKRKFKEWLDSELDKVNSFYREKEESKFEKFVLLQDQLYQLREHKAMVLRERLQHQKNKHKPSIDDPDNIYNNIHDIAYHTKSALVALSRFEFPSLPSTTFLSKWKNEQEKDVNTANGQSIVDINYYENRVRNGIVSADDNEDTDFTPVDSDFNSVTSPLLQVDTARYLTQEPQSSAMRRTAGRRDYSTKKNQFRVPYAYARKQLEDAIIVHYGALSLLKSFRELNRTAFRKLTKKFDLAMHTSISAPYMEKIDNESYFQTSDTLDRLISQIEELYVVFFDNATDRRGSLEKLKSISYVLSSKVQKSFSAPFFSSGVFIGFGLPIFISGLYFALRETLNGDLPEGRFLLQIWGGFFLLILAFLLFGINMYVFDLFKINYKFIFEFNLVSALNYKQFLLLPSFGFAFLSIIIWFSSNDFWPDKLPSRDWPWIFLGVMMVIFIWPGVHFYASSRKWLQVALWRLLLSGFYPVEFRDFFLGDMFCSLVYTMGNIPFFFCLYANKWNGLLDDGNTAQHNVCGSSRSRSMGFFSSLPSIWRFLQCLRRYMDTGDWFPHLANMLKFAVTAIYYGLLSVYRIDNRERNRTAFIIFALINTLYTSSWDIMMDWSLLQSGSKNKFLRDNLFFKRPIYYYCAMVIDVILRFQWIFYAFFTSQIQQSAVTSFCVALAELIRRFIWIFFRVENEHCTNVTLFRASRNSPLPYAISSKVERSIRKLVELKYNNLGSTERLQRSSSIERTHQDDEETEIGFHRIPTAMPISSTGGRTHRKSIGSFSDALNTAHIKDFQRRKTAVDVEDDESDDDEEEERDEEDTIVFESDDLLK
- a CDS encoding DEHA2D13310p (similar to CA2278|IPF10806 Candida albicans IPF10806) encodes the protein MSSEEENDELLAVTATNSGSASKIPNLTDQFKELSQLQESKTDTLLKKVWEFIKIQLLGHTNGFEQFVNEIEPNDCSLVSKYGEVTDIDLRGETSISIDEVTLSTIHIPHPLTNFMRNEANQFPLNMDISKELEESPILVFLHGLGGQMSQFEPLMGLLSQCSEIISLDLPGFGNSKIQFSDVKMITDMSDETKSKISSSVGKMRWNDFTTENIVNIICAFINQQIPRDKKVVLVGHSMGTHLSVKVAKKLPAHKVEGLILLSPPGLIDDVTKTAPEQPAKTISMLKIFNYLPWFFNCFRVWDRLEGLNSKSVSRQLAKPTDISTTTSCKFNPNANIYNKLRQLRWNMDINSHIILKYVHGFQKAKYSDLLAAISNFNNNPSDKTTYEKTLLIAGSGDQVTPPSVISVIDKFLASTFDRKVSSSIEINNAGHSLLLSKPEFISGMILNHVESKFPERLHLAPAWVLRVKADISGDKWGLKNELKWSKLKPLSSNITRKSGKDIAPLLGMKTLREDDSNHSPALLEKKFYDPNSESVDGIEGKLIGIVDISADIPPYSPKSFKHIQYYKCATVSKVVPDQVAIRRFIQLIDDILSSNTEKAPLIAIHCHYGFNRTGFLICCYLVERLGWSVQEAVEGFKAAKPPGIKHPHFIDALYVRYEPNY